Part of the Calditrichota bacterium genome, AGTGTCACGATGAGTTCTCCTGCCATATTAAAGATTCGAATGGTGCAAGTTTCCGGCAGATGAGTAAACTTCAGCATTCTCTCTCTGACCGCGGTTTCCTGAGGATTAATCACGCGATAGGGATTGGGCACAACTTTAATTAACTCGAGATCATTTTTCGTTGAAGCTTCGGGAGCGTGAGGCGTCACATTTACGACGTTGACTCCCGAAGTTCGGGCATTTTGCAACGGCTGAAGTCCGTCCGGCGTGTCGTCACCCGCGCCGTAGGCGACAACGGCATAAGTGTAAGAAAAACCGTTAAGAACAGATTCGTCCACAAAAACATATTTTAGAGTGTCAGTAATATTTTTCCCCAATTCTTTGACGAAAATTTCGCGCACAGAGTCTTGTTCCGCCAGAATCAGATCAAAACCATTGTCATTTCCGCGATTGAAAGTTGGCAGCACCGGAGAAGCGCCGGTAATCCCGTTGGGAACATCGTACTGCGCTAATGGTACGTAATCAATGGTGGTGCCATTTTCATCAGTAATGGGAACAGCGCCCCAGCTTTTACCGCCATCGTCGCTGCGGAAAATTTTGTACCCTTCAAATTTTTGTCTGCCAAATATCTGGTTCAGCGAATCGTTCTCGCTGATCGTCCCCCAGCGCAAAGTAATTTTACCGCTCTCCACTTTTACCAAAACATTTGGCGGAAAGGGTGGTTTCGGGACAACCCAGCCATTCTTGAAGATTTTTCTTGCTGTCTTTGCATTTTTGAATAAATCAGCTCGACTTTCGCCCATGACCGTGGCGCAGATGAGCGTGTCCGTTTCTCCCGGCTCCAGACGAAAAGGTCCGGTATTGATTGTCATGGCACAGCGATGACCATTGTCGTATAAAGTTTCGGATCCCACGGGAAAAGGATGTTCCCATGTCCAATTATCAATATGGTCGCCATCCGCGTCGTCGGGATCTGTGCCCTGACCATACTGTCCGGTATTTACGACATTCAACCAATAAAATCTTGCGAGGCTATTCCCGATTCCTTGAACCTCTCCTTTGATTGTCGCTCCAAATGCATCCCAACTCGTTATACCCAATTCTTTTCCTGTCAACGTATCTTTTGGCGTCTGCAAAAAGATGACCCCGGCAAGAGCAACTTTATCTACCGGCGTTTCGTCCGTCAATTTGGCTTTTTCATAAGGCCAATTTCCAAATGTTGCGCCGGTAATATCGCCGTCTCCGTCCCAACCATAACCAATTTTTAGCTCTTCGCCGGTTTCTTCATCAATATCGTACGTATCAAATGCAAACGCGTCGACTTTATCGTAGGTGTGATATTCTTGAAAACTTGCCCACGGAAAATCGAAATCGGCAAACATGCCCAGGTACGTGCTGTCAATGGGTTCAGTGCCAATATTGGTGACCGTGAAAGTCCAATAAAGAAAATCTTCAGCTAAATCTCCCTTCCAACTCAAGCTGCGTAGAATTGTATAGACCATCAAATGGCCAGTAGCCTGATCATCATCCCTGTTTTTGGCAAACGAGGCTGTGAATGCTTCCTGGTCTGCGACAACCTGCCCTGGGTAATACAGACCAGGCGCAGAATATTTATTCGGACCAGCGCCAGGAAAACCGGTTAGTGTGTCTAATAAAAGAGGGATTGGCGTGGCGATTCCCTGATTGTAAACAGTCGGATAATTGGGATTCACTCGCTGAAGCACAGGATCAGTAGTCGGATAGGTAGCGGGCCAACCGTCGGAAGGCCAACTCGTGCTATCGTCGCTTACAGCGATGGGATCTGTGCTCGAAGGCGCGCTGTAATCCGGAAGTCCGTCAAAATGGAATCCCTTGTAAAAACGATAACTTGCCTGGTCTCCGCTTTCCACTAAAGGGTTTAATAATCTATTGGGATCATGGTCCCAAACGGGGCCCCGATCCGAACAAAATCCCCCGACATGAAACGAAATTCCGACAGCGTAGTAAATATGCCTGCCATTTGGGTCCGGATTGTAAGGATATTCAAAAGCAGGAAATTTTGCTAATTCCGGATATTTCAATCGCCCTGAACCAATATTGTTGGTATTGGACATTTTGGTGACTAATTTACCTGCTCCAAAATTGCCCCATCTTTCCCATTCCAATCTTTGCTGTCCTTGCAAAAATTGGATCGAGCTAAAAGTGAAAATCAGAATTAAAAAGAAGATTACAATTTTTTTTGACATGGTAAACTCCTCAAGAGCTTGTATTCAAATTTGAATTTTCTGAATTACAGCAATTAAAAATGAAAAATTACGAAATTCTTATGGTCTTAATTTTAGAATTCAATTCTAAATCCGATTTGAACTCTCCTTCTATCTGATATGTAACGGGGATTAGCGTCATGCGCGTATGGCGTACCCGGATCGCCGTCATCATTCCACTTCCCGGTCACTGAATAGACATAATTGATATTTCGGCGGTTAAGTAAATTGTAAATTTTTAAAAAGATTGTCTCTTTGAGATCAAAAAATCTAAAATATTTGTTCATTCTCAAATCAAAGTTCATGTACCAGGGCATACGCTCGGTATTCTTTTGTTCAGCCATAACTGTGTAGGGTCTGCCAGATTTAATAGCGCTTTTCAAACTGATTGCCCAATTTCGAGGCTTACTCACTAACACCAATGCGGAAAGATCGTGCGTTCTGTCCCAATTCGCCAGAAAGCTCCGGTACGCAATGGGAGCCGTCGATACTGTTTGAGCTGCCGTCAGGGGACTCGATGTACTTATGAGAGTTTGAGACAACGTGTAATTTATTCGCGCAGAGAAAGAATTGCTAAATCTTTTGTCTAAAGTGAGCTCAAGCCCTTTCGAATTACCAAAGTCAACATTGTCAAAATAGACATAACCGGCAGTTTGAATCCAGGTAACCCCAACAAGATCGGCTAATTCGCGATAGTAGGCGGTTACGTTTAATGAAACATTTTCCATGAGTTGTGTCTGCACACCTGCTTCGTAAGTTACTGATTTCTCTGGCCTAATGTTGGGATTAAAAATGGCAAGGCCGACATCCTGAAGATTGGGCCGATCGGGATATTGACCTTTTTCATTGATCCCGGAGAGCAAATCCACATAGCTGGGAAATTGGTAGAAATGACCATAGGCAAAATGGAAAGCCGCTTTTTCGGAGATAGGAAAGGAAATGCCCAATCTCGGGCTGAATCTATTTTTCGGATTTGTCGGCCGCAGCGGTGTTTCCATGGGGCGCTCCGGATCTTCCATGTAGCGTTCGCCGATGCTCCATCTTTCCCAGCGAAAACCCAGGTTCAAAATCATTCCCAGACTTTCAAATTCCATTTTATCCTGTAAAAAAGCAGCCCATTCAATGGGACGACTGTCCGAATATGCTTTGTGGGATTCAAACGTCTCCTTGATCAGTTCGCCTTGCTCATTAGCACCTTTTACAATTTGATCGACCGGCGTGTCCCATGCTAAATCCAACCGGTGAAACAGATCCATATATCTCAAATTGATTCCGCCTTTTAACAAATGAAGAGGGGTGACCTGGCTGGTGATGTTGAAATTCAACTGATAGGTATTCGTCGTATCTGCCCAGAAATCATTTCTGGCGCCAGAATAATAGAAACCATAAGTCGGTTCGCTTAATCTGGAGCCCATCACTATTCGTTGTTCGCGCGTCTTGTCTACACCCATCCAATAATCAATTCGTTGGTACGAAGCTGTTAAATCATAAAAAGTTTTGGGGTTTAATTGATGAGTAATTTTCAGCGTTAGGTCTAGTTCTTTCGTGTCGCTCCAGGGCATGCCATAGGGAAGATATTTGTAAGCATGATAGTATTTCACTTTTCTCACGCTGGACATGACAAAATCAGTCATTATTTTTAAAGCGGGCGTGACTTTCCAGGTCAATTTTTGTAGAGTATGCCATTCATCTTTCCAATCAGCGGACACTTTTTTGCCCAGGGGGTTTCCGTTTTCATCTTCAAGCGGCAATTTCCCTTTGCTATCGGTCCAGCCTGGAATGATATAAGCGTAAAAACGACCGTCGGTGGAGCGAATCTGAGCATTGCTATAAAATGTCAGGTTTTTGTAAAAGGGCATAGGGCCGCTGAAGGAGTATTCTCCCTGAAAAGTATTTCTATCGTACGCTTTAATGCCAAAATTATCTGTGTATCCGCTGACTCTCCCGCTGTAATTTTCTTTTCCTTCTTTAGTCACAAGATTAATCACACCGGACATTTTTCCGCCATATTCAGCATTGAACGTACCTAAAATAGTCGAAATTTCATTTATTGTTGTACCGGATGAATTTTGTGCATAACCGGCGCCGCCCCAGATCGGATTGTCTACTCTGACACCATCTACTAAAAAGACGGTCTCATTTTCTCTGCCGCCGCGGATGTGCAAGCCATCTCCCGGAGCATCGCGAATGACGCCGGCGCGTTCGGTGAGCTCGATGGGCGAGACGCCAGCTTGAATTTCCAATAGTTGGGGCAGATTATCAATGGGCGCACTTTGAATATCGTGATCCCCGAAAGTTTGCAGGCTGGATGTGAGGTCTTTCTGAATCGGGGGCCGCTCCGCGACGATCGTGACTTCCTGTCCTTCAAGGATAGTTTGTTTTAAACGGAAACTGACTCTCGTCGTAATATCTGAACTCACTTGAACGTTCGTTTGCGTCATTGTTTCATAGCCAATCATTGAAGCTTTGACTGAGTATATTCCGGGTGGCACGTTGATGACGTAGTAATTACCCTGAATGTCTGTCGCTGCGCCCAGAGTTGTCCCTTCAATCATAATATTGACGCCTGGTAATGGATTGCCACTTTCCGCATCAACTACTTGACCAGAAATTTTTCCGGTGATTCCGGCTTGCGAAACTGCATTCCAGATGAAAAAAATTAGAATAGCCAATTTCACAAAAAGCTTGGATTGCATTTTAGTCTCCTCTAAAAATTGAATGTATTTGCAAAAAAACAGGCAATTAGAAATTTTTTGCTTTATCAGAACTAAAGAGAAAGATTTTGCAAGTCAGGGTATTCATAATTTACATCTGTGAATGGTTCTGGCGTAAATGTTTTTTGGGGAAGAACAGAAAAATAAATATTTCTTTGATCATTTGGTTTAATATAACACATATAATTTTTATTGCAAGGTAATTACCGTTAACAACGCGTTATTAACATTCTCCTTGCATTTTAAATCAATTTGACTTATATTATATCAAATCTGTAACTTTTATTTGATAACCCCTACCAGAAAAAGTCGATGATAAGCAAAATGAAAAAAAAAGCATCTATCGACAGGATCCTTCAAAGTGAAGAGTTCAAAGATTCCCCTACTTATAAAGAACTTCTTCAGTACCTGTACGAGTATTCTCTTACTGGCGCGCCTCCCAAGGAGTCAACGATTGCCGCTGAATTTTTCAAAAGCAAAGATTTGAATACAGAAAGAGACGCTAAAGTCCGCGTCTATATGCACAATTTGCGAAAGAAATTAGATTCGTATTATCTTAATGAGGGAAAAGATGACAAAATAAAAATTACCATACCAAAGGGACATTATCTTCTGGAATTTGCGACCAGAGAACCGGCAAAACGCAAACGTCGGCTATTACAATTTATCATTGCTAATGTTCTCATTGTGGGACTGTTGATAATTATAAATCTCATTTATTTGTCTCATCAAAAAAAGCAAGCGGCTGTTACCAATGGGGAATTGATAAAAAATGATTTAATTTGGGGCGATTTTTTCAACAGCGATAAACAAACTTTGCTCGTCTTCGGGGATTATTTTTTGTATAAAGACACTGTGAGCGTTTCACATTTTTTTATCAGAAACCCGCGTATCAATTCCCGTGAGGATTTTCAGAAATTTATCTTTGAAAATCCTGAATACAACAAGCGTTTCAATGAAGCTGAGCTGACATTCCTTGGGAAACATGCGGTTTGGTGTTTGGAGAAAATTCTTCGTTTGTACATTTTAACGAATCAAAAATTCAAACTGAAGCTGGCATCTCATCTTCAGTGGGAAGATTTTCAAAATAACAACATCATTTTTGTCGGCAGTTTTAAGACGTTGCGAATTATGAGAAATTACATGAAACAGGTAAATTTTCACTATCGCGTCTTCCCCAATACGCTGTATTATTATGACAATCATCTGGATTCCACATTTGCTTACCATGCGCCGAGAGAATCACAGACTGGCCATGTGACAGATTATGCGCTGGTAACTAAACTGCCCGGTCCGAAGGGGAATGTGATTATGACTTTTTCCTCGACTCACGATATTGGTCACATTTCCGTGGTACAGTCTTTTACAAATAATTCATTTTTGCAAAAGATTGAACAAGAACACAAATTTGTGAAGAACAACGTGAAATTTTTTGAGGCCGTTTTTGAAGTCACAGGTTTTGAAAGAACAGGATTTCGATCAAGTTTGCTGCATTTTAATCGTATCTCGGCTGGGAATGAATAGATTCAATTATAATTTTTTGGGGGATTTTCGAGTTTTAAATGAGGAATTTGATAACAAATTGCCAACTCCGAACTTCGGACTCGAAACTTCATGGCTAAATTTTCTCAATATGTGAAATATCCTGAAACATGCTCACCTTGTTTTTGTGCCCCATGATCAAAATAGTATCTCCAAATTGAAAGCGATAATCAGGATTGGGGGTAATAATTTTTCTGTTCTCATGCAGGTCTGCGTCGTAATTTTGTTTGATGAGTATCACCTCGACGCCGAAGCGAGTCCGCAGATTCAATTCTTTCAAAGTTTTATTAACAAAATCGCCCGGCACCTCAATTTCACGCATGACGTGCCCATCCGCGAGTTCGATCTGCTTGAATTTTTGCACGGAAGAAATATACCCGGCCACCGAAGTGACCATGTCCCGCTTGAGAATTTCTTTATTGTAAGCATCAATCACATCTTTTTTGTGCACGGTTCCGATGAGCCGTTTTTCATTTTCATTATTCACAATCGGCAGCTCGTCGGCGTTCAGCTCGCCAAAGGCTTTCATGATGACATCAAGCTTGTCGTCAGGGCTGAAATATTGAGTAATTGGATTCAATAAATCGTAAGCCACCAGAATCGAGTCCAGCACGTCGCCCTCGTTCATTATTTTGCGAATGTCGTGGATGGAGATGACGCCCAACAGGCGGGAGTCATTGTCCACAACGAAAAAATTAGCATGAGGGCTGTTGACGGTCAAATCGATCAATTTACGGCAAGGCGCATTGGGCAGCACTGTGTCAAAATCAGGCTTTGTCACCTTGGAAACCGGCAACGAATGGAGCACGTTAATTTCCTGCCCCTGAAAAAGATTGATTCCGCGCCGCGATAATTTCAGCGTGTAAATGGAATCTTTTTTTAGCCTTGTGGTGATTAAGACGCTGATGATGCAGGCGATCATAAGCGGGAGAATGATGTGGTAGTCGTTCGTCAGCTCGAAAATGATGAGAATGGAAGTGATCGGCGCGTGCATGGCGCCGGCGGCGACAGCTCCCATACCGACGAGGGAGTAGGCGCCGGAACTGGCGGTCATCGTCGGAAACAGAGAATGGACTACCGACCCGACAAATCCGCCGAGGGTGGCGCCCAAAAAAAGTGACGGGGCAAAAATTCCGCCGGAGCCTCCGGAGCCGATGGTGATCGAAGTGGCGACAATTTTCAAAATCACCAACAATAGCAGCGACGTCCAGAGCAGTTTGCCGTTCAGCGCGAGACTGATGGTATCGTATCCCACGCCAAAAATATGGGGAAATCGAAGCGCGATGACGCCGATGATGAGGCCGCCGATGGCCGGCTTGAGGAACGGCGGAATGCGCAGTTTTTCAAAAACATCTTCGCTTTTGTAAAGAATGTTGATGAACGCCAGCGCCACCAGAGCGGCGAGACCGCCTAAAATAACGTAGGGGATCATTTCGAAAACACTGACCAATTGATAGTGCGGAATATCAAAGGCGGAAAAATCTCCCAAAAAATGACGCGAAACAACGGTGGCGGCTACCGATGAGACAACAATGGGGCTGAATTGCGAAATCCCGAAATCGCTGAGGATGATTTCCATGGCGAACAGCGCGCCGGCGATGGGCGCATTGAAAGTACCGGCGATGCCGGCGGCAGTGCCGCAAGCGACAAATGTTCGCAGTCGCGAGCCAGTGACTTTGAGAATCTGACCGAGGGAGGAGCCGATGGAAGAGCCAATTTGTACGATGGGTCCCTCGCGTCCCGCGGAGCCGCCGGAGCCGATGCAGATTGCTGAAGCGATCACTTTTGCAATCATGACCCGCGGCCGAATTGCTCCGCCGCGCAGCACGATCGATTCCATGACTTCAGGCACGCCGTGGCCTTTGGCTTCGCGCGCAAAATAGAAAACAATAGGACCGACGATCAAACCGCCGAGCGCCGGAGCGATTAATTTGATGTACCAGGGGAGTTGTAAAACATAATCCAGAGAATACTGCCATGAGCCAAAAAAGATGCTTTGAAAAAAACGAATGGCAAAACGAAAAAAAATCGCGCCAAATCCGCCTAAAATGCCGATGAAAACCGCCACAATGACCATGAATGTATGTTCGTTCAGGCGGAGTCCGGTAATTTTAGCGAGCAAGCGCTGCCGCAGATCGAAAAAACTTGGTAGAACAGATGTTGTTTTTGGCATAGAAATTCCTCTGGAAGTTCGGAGTTGTTTCATTTGTTGGCATCTCTAATGTATAAAAAAAAATCAAATAATCAAGGGGAAAATTGGATTTAATTCAATTTAATTTGCGGAACGATATGTCTCTCAGGATTAGCCGGAGGCCATTCCCAATTGGATCAAAAGATTCATAATTTTCCACTTGTATTTTTTAAGTCAATTTCATATTTTCCTAAATAACAAAATGGAAGGGAAGTAATGCGCTCGGTAGTAAAAAAATTCAAAGCTCTTTCTGACCCGAACAGAATTCGCATACTAAAAATGCTTGAGCAAAAGCAATTAGCTGTCAGTGAGATTACTTTTGTTCTTGGCCTTTTAACATCGACGGTCTCCCAACACCTGTCGCTTTTACGGGATTGGGGATTCATTCAGGATGTCAAAGAGGGCAAGTGGGTGATTTATCATTTAGATAAAAAAGAGATGAATGAAAGTTGTCGAGAGCTCTTCTTTCTGGTCAGCCGCGGGACAGAGAATTTGAATGTCATTCATCAGGATGCTGAAAAATTGAAAAAGACAAATCTGTTTGATTTATGCAAAGGACACGCAAAAGAGCAGAAAGGGATTTTATGATCAGTGTACTTATTCTCTGCACCGGAAATTCCTGCCGCAGCCAGATGGC contains:
- a CDS encoding TonB-dependent receptor, coding for MQSKLFVKLAILIFFIWNAVSQAGITGKISGQVVDAESGNPLPGVNIMIEGTTLGAATDIQGNYYVINVPPGIYSVKASMIGYETMTQTNVQVSSDITTRVSFRLKQTILEGQEVTIVAERPPIQKDLTSSLQTFGDHDIQSAPIDNLPQLLEIQAGVSPIELTERAGVIRDAPGDGLHIRGGRENETVFLVDGVRVDNPIWGGAGYAQNSSGTTINEISTILGTFNAEYGGKMSGVINLVTKEGKENYSGRVSGYTDNFGIKAYDRNTFQGEYSFSGPMPFYKNLTFYSNAQIRSTDGRFYAYIIPGWTDSKGKLPLEDENGNPLGKKVSADWKDEWHTLQKLTWKVTPALKIMTDFVMSSVRKVKYYHAYKYLPYGMPWSDTKELDLTLKITHQLNPKTFYDLTASYQRIDYWMGVDKTREQRIVMGSRLSEPTYGFYYSGARNDFWADTTNTYQLNFNITSQVTPLHLLKGGINLRYMDLFHRLDLAWDTPVDQIVKGANEQGELIKETFESHKAYSDSRPIEWAAFLQDKMEFESLGMILNLGFRWERWSIGERYMEDPERPMETPLRPTNPKNRFSPRLGISFPISEKAAFHFAYGHFYQFPSYVDLLSGINEKGQYPDRPNLQDVGLAIFNPNIRPEKSVTYEAGVQTQLMENVSLNVTAYYRELADLVGVTWIQTAGYVYFDNVDFGNSKGLELTLDKRFSNSFSARINYTLSQTLISTSSPLTAAQTVSTAPIAYRSFLANWDRTHDLSALVLVSKPRNWAISLKSAIKSGRPYTVMAEQKNTERMPWYMNFDLRMNKYFRFFDLKETIFLKIYNLLNRRNINYVYSVTGKWNDDGDPGTPYAHDANPRYISDRRRVQIGFRIEF
- a CDS encoding CBS domain-containing protein; translated protein: MPKTTSVLPSFFDLRQRLLAKITGLRLNEHTFMVIVAVFIGILGGFGAIFFRFAIRFFQSIFFGSWQYSLDYVLQLPWYIKLIAPALGGLIVGPIVFYFAREAKGHGVPEVMESIVLRGGAIRPRVMIAKVIASAICIGSGGSAGREGPIVQIGSSIGSSLGQILKVTGSRLRTFVACGTAAGIAGTFNAPIAGALFAMEIILSDFGISQFSPIVVSSVAATVVSRHFLGDFSAFDIPHYQLVSVFEMIPYVILGGLAALVALAFINILYKSEDVFEKLRIPPFLKPAIGGLIIGVIALRFPHIFGVGYDTISLALNGKLLWTSLLLLVILKIVATSITIGSGGSGGIFAPSLFLGATLGGFVGSVVHSLFPTMTASSGAYSLVGMGAVAAGAMHAPITSILIIFELTNDYHIILPLMIACIISVLITTRLKKDSIYTLKLSRRGINLFQGQEINVLHSLPVSKVTKPDFDTVLPNAPCRKLIDLTVNSPHANFFVVDNDSRLLGVISIHDIRKIMNEGDVLDSILVAYDLLNPITQYFSPDDKLDVIMKAFGELNADELPIVNNENEKRLIGTVHKKDVIDAYNKEILKRDMVTSVAGYISSVQKFKQIELADGHVMREIEVPGDFVNKTLKELNLRTRFGVEVILIKQNYDADLHENRKIITPNPDYRFQFGDTILIMGHKNKVSMFQDISHIEKI
- a CDS encoding winged helix-turn-helix transcriptional regulator translates to MRSVVKKFKALSDPNRIRILKMLEQKQLAVSEITFVLGLLTSTVSQHLSLLRDWGFIQDVKEGKWVIYHLDKKEMNESCRELFFLVSRGTENLNVIHQDAEKLKKTNLFDLCKGHAKEQKGIL
- a CDS encoding T9SS type A sorting domain-containing protein, giving the protein MSKKIVIFFLILIFTFSSIQFLQGQQRLEWERWGNFGAGKLVTKMSNTNNIGSGRLKYPELAKFPAFEYPYNPDPNGRHIYYAVGISFHVGGFCSDRGPVWDHDPNRLLNPLVESGDQASYRFYKGFHFDGLPDYSAPSSTDPIAVSDDSTSWPSDGWPATYPTTDPVLQRVNPNYPTVYNQGIATPIPLLLDTLTGFPGAGPNKYSAPGLYYPGQVVADQEAFTASFAKNRDDDQATGHLMVYTILRSLSWKGDLAEDFLYWTFTVTNIGTEPIDSTYLGMFADFDFPWASFQEYHTYDKVDAFAFDTYDIDEETGEELKIGYGWDGDGDITGATFGNWPYEKAKLTDETPVDKVALAGVIFLQTPKDTLTGKELGITSWDAFGATIKGEVQGIGNSLARFYWLNVVNTGQYGQGTDPDDADGDHIDNWTWEHPFPVGSETLYDNGHRCAMTINTGPFRLEPGETDTLICATVMGESRADLFKNAKTARKIFKNGWVVPKPPFPPNVLVKVESGKITLRWGTISENDSLNQIFGRQKFEGYKIFRSDDGGKSWGAVPITDENGTTIDYVPLAQYDVPNGITGASPVLPTFNRGNDNGFDLILAEQDSVREIFVKELGKNITDTLKYVFVDESVLNGFSYTYAVVAYGAGDDTPDGLQPLQNARTSGVNVVNVTPHAPEASTKNDLELIKVVPNPYRVINPQETAVRERMLKFTHLPETCTIRIFNMAGELIVTLYHGSTSPIASEEQWNLRSDENREVAPGLYFFHIESELGDKTGKFVVIK